The following are encoded in a window of Planctomycetaceae bacterium genomic DNA:
- a CDS encoding glycoside hydrolase family 130 protein, translating to MADIAKRFKNNPILVPDAVRPSHAGLNVECLLNPGAFEYNGKIWLLMRVAERPPQKEDKISLPVMEDGKIKILEFDEADPLLNCSDPRVIIYKGNGYLTTLSHLRLAHSTDGNNFTVVDDKPLFGQGCLESYGIEDCRVAKIEGKYYLTYTAVSNYGYGVGLMSTSDWTSFNRHGMIISGPNKDCALFEEKINGRYCCLHRPNMSILGGNYIWLAESNDLQYWGRHKCAATTRAGMWDSERIGAGASPIKTDKGWLAIYHGADKNHRYCLGALLLDLNDPSKVIARSQKPIMEPTTDYEKNGFFGNVIFTNGHIVKGDTVTMYYGASDDVICKAELSINEILDSLKI from the coding sequence GTGGCTGATATAGCGAAAAGATTTAAGAATAATCCCATTCTCGTTCCCGATGCGGTTCGTCCGAGCCATGCGGGACTTAATGTTGAATGTCTGCTAAATCCTGGAGCTTTTGAATATAACGGCAAAATATGGCTGCTGATGCGAGTCGCTGAAAGGCCTCCGCAGAAAGAAGACAAAATAAGCCTTCCTGTGATGGAGGATGGAAAAATCAAAATTCTCGAATTTGACGAGGCAGATCCCCTTCTGAATTGTTCCGACCCAAGAGTAATCATATATAAAGGAAACGGCTATCTTACTACATTGTCGCATTTGAGACTGGCGCACAGCACGGATGGGAATAATTTTACCGTCGTTGACGACAAACCACTATTCGGGCAAGGCTGTCTTGAATCGTATGGCATTGAGGATTGCAGAGTTGCCAAAATAGAGGGAAAATACTATCTGACTTATACCGCTGTTTCAAATTACGGATACGGTGTCGGATTGATGAGCACATCTGACTGGACGAGCTTTAACAGACACGGTATGATAATTTCAGGCCCAAATAAAGACTGTGCCTTATTTGAGGAAAAGATAAACGGCAGATATTGCTGTCTGCACCGTCCGAATATGTCCATTCTCGGCGGAAATTATATCTGGCTTGCCGAGTCGAACGACCTGCAATACTGGGGCAGGCACAAATGCGCAGCTACAACGCGAGCCGGTATGTGGGACAGCGAAAGAATTGGAGCAGGCGCTTCACCGATAAAAACGGACAAGGGATGGCTTGCGATTTATCACGGCGCAGATAAAAATCACAGATATTGTCTCGGAGCTTTATTACTCGACCTTAACGACCCATCGAAAGTTATCGCCCGGTCGCAGAAACCGATTATGGAGCCGACGACAGATTATGAAAAGAATGGCTTTTTTGGAAATGTGATTTTTACCAACGGCCATATCGTCAAAGGCGATACCGTTACGATGTACTACGGCGCTTCGGATGACGTTATATGCAAAGCCGAACTTTCAATAAATGAGATTCTCGACTCGTTGAAAATTTAA